A single window of Debaryomyces hansenii CBS767 chromosome F complete sequence DNA harbors:
- a CDS encoding DEHA2F13420p (similar to uniprot|Q05892 Saccharomyces cerevisiae YLR290C): protein MASIGKSIAVFGGNGFLGKKICETGIKLGYQVTSFSRSGQAPAISSPWIKEVKWEKADIFNPDTYKDKLTNVNSVVHSIGLLFENQNYKKSMNTNFNFLNDVQNLANLVKTPNPMDRASHNTYEGIQRDSAVILADTFLKVQPNNPSYVYISADQQMPFIPSGYIDTKREAEFELSCKEGLRSILMRPGFMYDEAESDSLNNRILLKNLLKLGYDAKHCILGDHISYLNKLVRPPISTDKVAQKLFEKLENDSFSGIVTLDEIYKH from the coding sequence ATGGCATCAATTGGTAAATCTATAGCCGTATTTGGAGGTAACGGTTTCTTGGGAAAGAAAATATGTGAAACCGGAATAAAATTGGGATATCAGGTAACTTCATTTTCTCGGTCTGGGCAAGCTCCAGCAATTAGTTCTCCATGGATTAAAGAAGTAAAGTGGGAAAAAGCAGACATTTTTAACCCTGATACATACAAAGATAAGTTGACAAATGTGAACTCAGTGGTTCATTCTATAGGCCTTCTCTTTGAGAATCAAAACTACAAGAAGTCCATGAATaccaatttcaattttttgaatgaCGTGCAGAATTTAGCCAATTTGGTAAAGACTCCAAATCCAATGGATAGAGCTAGCCATAATACATACGAAGGCATACAGAGAGATTCAGCCGTGATATTAGCTGACACGTTTTTGAAAGTTCAGCCAAACAATCCGTCATATGTGTATATATCGGCAGATCAGCAGATGCCTTTCATCCCATCGGGCTACATTGATACTAAGAGGGAGGCCGAATTTGAATTGTCTTGTAAAGAAGGTTTAAGATCTATTTTAATGAGGCCTGGGTTTATGTATGATGAAGCAGAATCAGATTCTCTCAATAACCGGATCTTATTAAAGAATCTTTTAAAGTTAGGATACGATGCTAAACATTGTATTCTCGGAGATCATATATCGTACTTGAATAAGTTGGTTAGACCTCCTATATCTACCGACAAGGTGGCACAAAagttatttgaaaaattagagaaTGACAGCTTTAGTGGAATAGTTACATTGGATGAAATTTATAAGCATTAG
- a CDS encoding DEHA2F13442p (similar to CA5609|IPF538 Candida albicans) gives MVFKFTIDNLLEGLIPNSQTFRFPRYIRRFLGNHNPSPVADYWIWLEILIASFCGIALLEGIFKSHTVFSDHNAPMIIASYGAAAILCFNASSAPLAQPRNVFFGQIISSVVGMGVAKLFGLSSNGREHYWASGALSVAISSVLMSICNCVHPPAGSSALLPSIDAQIRKMSWWYIPVQIISSLLMMVVALITGNLIRKYPMYWWHAGIPHHNTEPNVDMDLEPIKTTHDGLSFTPHSHAIGINCHEINIPTELQLSRLEIEWLEVIQEKLIQMPTKNNNKYM, from the coding sequence ATGGTATTCAAATTTACTATAGATAATTTGTTGGAAGGGCTCATTCCCAATAGTCAGACGTTTAGGTTCCCCCGATATATTAGAAGATTTCTTGGAAATCATAACCCAAGTCCAGTGGCAGATTATTGGATATGGCTAGAAATACTTATAGCATCGTTTTGTGGTATAGCATTATTGGAAGGAATTTTCAAGAGTCATACAGTATTTAGCGATCATAATGCACCCATGATTATAGCCAGTTATGGAGCGGCAGCTATATTATGTTTCAATGCTAGTTCAGCACCACTTGCGCAACCTCGAAATGTTTTTTTTGGACAAATAATATCGTCAGTTGTAGGTATGGGAGTAGCCAAACTATTTGGATTGTCCAGTAATGGACGAGAGCATTATTGGGCTAGTGGGGCATTAAGTGTGGCCATCTCATCGGTATTGATGTCGATTTGTAATTGTGTTCATCCCCCGGCAGGATCATCTGCCCTATTACCTTCTATCGATGCCCAAATACGGAAAATGAGCTGGTGGTACATACCGGTACAAATCATTTCAtctttgttgatgatgGTGGTGGCTTTGATTACGGGTAATTTAATTAGGAAGTATCCTATGTACTGGTGGCATGCAGGTATACCACATCACAATACAGAACCAAATGTAGATATGGATTTGGAACCAATAAAGACTACACATGATGGATTAAGCTTTACGCCTCATTCGCATGCAATTGGTATTAATTGTCATGAGATAAATATCCCTACTGAGTTGCAATTATCAAGATTAGAAATAGAATGGCTTGAAGtgattcaagaaaaattaattcaaatgcccactaaaaataataataaatacatgTAA
- a CDS encoding DEHA2F13464p (similar to uniprot|P13586 Saccharomyces cerevisiae YGL167C PMR1 High affinity Ca2+/Mn2+ P-type ATPase required for Ca2+ and Mn2+ transport into Golgi) yields the protein MSDNPYEINLGSLPPTRASSPSIKYCQLSIKETESELQTDISYGLNNNQDILNRRSLHGSNELNGEEEESLFKKFLSSFYGDPLILLLIGSAAISFWMGNVDDAISITLAITIVVTVGFVQEYRSEKSLEALNKLVPAEAKLTRNGSTSTVLASTLVPGDLVHFSQGDRIPADIRLTECTYLSIDESNLTGENSPVRKNSKTLQNNKNELIPVTERTSIAYMGTLVRDGHGSGIVVATGPKTEFGAVFEMMSEIEKPKTPLQQAMDKLGKDLSLFSFIVIGVICLIGIFQGRSWLDMFQISVSLAVAAIPEGLPIIVTVTLALGVLRMARHKAIVKRLPSVETLGSVNVICSDKTGTLTQNHMTVTKIWALDFKGSFNSPFLVVEKLDDNSLHHQLTDNMHKILETGNICNNAKYSSENEKYVGNPSDIALVECLPHFGLEDLRATKEKVYELPFSSTRKYMAVCVHTGDMDKSETFAKGASERIVSLCSKYYDENGDAKPLTNEIKKLISDKSDALASDGLRVLGLARNNLKFSNSGEETSEPKNLIFCGLVGMKDPPRPNVGKSISLLMKGRVHVVMITGDSATTAINIAKQIGIPVLNESSVMTGDQLDNLNEEKLAEAIHNISVFARTTPEHKVLIVKALQKRGDIVAMTGDGVNDAPALKLADIGIAMGKNGTDVAKEAADMVLTDDDFSTILSAIEEGKGIFYNIQNFITFQLSTSIAALTLIALATFFGLPNPLNAMQILWINILMDGPPAQSLGVEPVDHEVMSKPPRKRNDRILTDNVLKRVLQSAAMIIAGTLYIFIKEMTDNEITARDTTMTFTCFVLFDMFNALACRHYSKSIFELGMKNQMFNFAVLGSLIGQFCAIYVPFFQTIFQTEALYFIDLVHLVCLTSSVFFADEARKYFLKRRNAYDNGFHCGV from the coding sequence atGAGTGATAATCCTTATGAAATCAATCTTGGGTCGCTTCCACCCACACGGGCCAGTTCGCCATCGATCAAGTACTGCCAGTTATCAATTAAGGAGACTGAATCCGAGCTACAAACAGATATATCGTACGGGTTAAATAACAATCaagatatattgaataGAAGATCGCTTCACGGATCTAATGAACTAAATGGtgaggaagaagaaagtCTTTTCAAGAAGTTTTTATCGAGTTTCTATGGCGATCCATTAATCTTGTTATTAATAGGTTCGGCTGCTATCAGTTTCTGGATGGGAAACGTCGATGATGCTATTTCTATCACGTTGGCCATCACTATTGTTGTCACTGTTGGATTTGTACAAGAGTACAGGTCTGAGAAATCATTGGAGgctttgaataaattagtTCCAGCGGAAGCAAAGTTAACGAGAAATGGTAGTACATCCACTGTTTTAGCATCAACGTTGGTTCCGGGAGATTTGGTTCATTTTAGTCAAGGGGACAGAATTCCAGCTGATATCAGATTGACCGAATGCACCTACTTGTCTATTGACGAAAGTAATTTAACCGGTGAAAATAGCCCAGTTAGAAAGAACTCAAAAACCTTAcaaaataacaaaaatgaattaattccTGTCACAGAGAGAACCTCGATTGCGTATATGGGTACATTGGTGAGAGATGGACATGGTTCAGGTATTGTTGTAGCCACAGGACCAAAGACTGAATTTGGTGCCGTATTTGAGATGATGtctgaaattgaaaaaccTAAGACTCCTTTACAACAAGCCATGGATAAATTAGGTAAAGATTTATCTCTTTTCAGTTTTATAGTAATTGGTGTGATTTGTTTGattggaatttttcaagGTCGTTCTTGGTTGGATatgtttcaaatttctGTATCATTGGCTGTAGCAGCTATTCCTGAAGGCTTACCTATCATTGTCACTGTTACATTAGCTTTAGGTGTTTTAAGAATGGCTCGTCATAAGGCTATTGTCAAGAGATTACCAAGTGTCGAAACATTAGGAAGTGTAAATGTTATTTGCTCTGATAAGACTGGAACATTAACCCAAAATCATATGACCGTTACTAAAATATGGGCGCTTGATTTTAAGGGCAGCTTCAATAGTCCATTCTTGGTCGTTGAAAAACTAGACGATAACAGTTTACATCACCAATTAACTGATAATATGCataaaattttagaaaCTGGTAATATTTGTAATAATGCTAAATACTCGagtgaaaatgaaaaatatgttgGTAATCCAAGTGATATTGCTCTCGTTGAATGCTTGCCTCATTTTGGTTTAGAAGATTTGAGAGCTACCAAAGAGAAGGTTTATGAATTACCATTTTCCTCTACTAGGAAGTACATGGCAGTATGCGTTCACACTGGTGATATGGACAAGTCTGAGACATTCGCCAAAGGTGCTTCTGAAAGAATTGTTTCACTTTGCTCAAAGTattatgatgaaaatggtgaTGCTAAGCCTTTGacaaatgaaattaagaaattaatttcgGACAAGTCAGATGCTTTGGCATCAGACGGTTTAAGAGTTTTGGGATTAGCAAGAAACAATTTAAAGTTTTCTAATAGTGGTGAAGAAACTAGTGaaccaaaaaatttaatattctgTGGATTAGTCGGTATGAAGGATCCACCAAGACCAAATGTCGGaaaatctatttctttattaatgaaaggtAGAGTACATGTTGTTATGATCACAGGGGACTCTGCAACCACAGCAATCAATATTGCCAAACAAATTGGAATTCCAGTTTTGAACGAAAGTTCTGTTATGACTGGTGATCAAttggataatttgaatgaagaaaaattggcTGAAGCAATTCATAATATTTCGGTCTTTGCAAGAACCACACCAGAACATAAGGTTTTAATCGTCAAGGCCCTTCAAAAGAGGGGTGACATTGTTGCAATGACAGGCGATGGTGTTAATGATGCACCAGCCTTGAAGTTGGCAGATATTGGTATTGCAATGGGTAAAAACGGGACAGATGTTGCTAAAGAAGCTGCTGACATGGTGTTGACGGATGATGATTTTTCCACAATTTTGTCtgcaattgaagaaggcAAAGGTATTTTTTATAACATTCAAAACTTTATCACTTTCCAGTTATCTACATCTATTGCGGCCTTGACATTAATTGCATTAGCCACGTTCTTTGGATTACCAAACCCTCTTAACGCCATGCAAATCTTGTGGATTAACATCTTGATGGACGGTCCACCAGCCCAATCCTTGGGTGTTGAGCCGGTGGATCATGAAGTCATGAGTAAACCACCAAGAAAACGTAACGACAGAATTTTGACCGATAACGTCCTCAAGAGGGTTTTACAATCAGCTGCTATGATTATCGCTGGTACATTGTACATATTCATTAAGGAAATGACCGACAATGAAATCACGGCCAGAGATACCACTATGACCTTCACGTGTTTTGTCTTATTTGACATGTTCAATGCATTAGCCTGCCGTCACTACTCCAAATCTATTTTCGAACTTGGTATGAAGAATCAGATGTTCAATTTCGCTGTTCTTGGTTCGTTGATTGGGCAATTCTGTGCAATCTATGTTCCATTCTTCCAGACAATCTTTCAAACTGAGGCtttgtattttattgacTTGGTCCATCTTGTTTGTTTGACAAGTTCTGTTTTCTTCGCCGATGAGGCTAGAAAGTACTTCCTCAAGCGGAGGAATGCCTACGATAATGGCTTTCACTGCGGTGTTTAG
- a CDS encoding DEHA2F13486p (similar to uniprot|P32579 Saccharomyces cerevisiae YGL169W SUA5 Protein required for respiratory growth): protein MLSKSHCWLINKTIIRRKVCCINSKMAFTTKILRANKDSIIFNKNDILPKITDPETEKSLRIAANELATSTNVVGFPTETVYGLGGSALNDESVKSIYKAKNRPADNPLIVHVSSIDQLKRKILPKDYKIPEIYDNLIEKFWPGPLTILLPIHEGSPISKIVTANQSTFAVRIPQHPIARALIALSDLPLAAPSANASTRPSPTLASHVYHDLQGKIPYIIDGGACDVGVESTVVDGLVDPPMLLRPGGVSVEDVRKTGGGSWENVVLAKKTAGKSEAVKTPGMKYKHYSPTAKVVLFINCGDGIAAISKYISENNIPESKTIALLKSRYFTDARAISRQINIEEDLGATGPEISRNLFKLLRQVDEQGVDIIFIEGIDETDEGLAVMNRLSKAAFETINGK from the coding sequence ATGTTATCTAAATCACATTGTTGGTTGATTAATAAAACTAtaattagaagaaaagttTGTTGTATTAATTCGAAAATGGCGTTCACCACCAAGATCTTGCGAGCTAATAAAGATagcatcatcttcaacaaGAATGATATATTGCCGAAAATCACTGACCCAGAGACGGAAAAGAGTCTTCGCATAGCAGCCAACGAGCTTGCAACTAGTACTAATGTTGTTGGGTTTCCAACGGAAACTGTTTATGGATTAGGAGGATCTGCACTCAATGACGAATCCGTCAAATCAATCTATAAAGCAAAGAATAGACCAGCAGATAACCCATTGATCGTACACGTATCATCCATCGATCAATTAAAACGAAAAATCTTACCTAAAGACTACAAAATTCCAGAAATTTACGACAATTTGATAGAAAAGTTTTGGCCGGGACCATTAACAATTTTGTTACCAATACATGAAGGGTCTCCAATATCGAAGATAGTCACAGCTAACCAGAGCACCTTTGCTGTGAGAATCCCACAGCATCCAATTGCAAGAGCATTAATAGCGTTGAGCGATCTTCCTCTTGCGGCACCGTCTGCGAATGCATCCACAAGACCAAGTCCAACCCTCGCTAGCCATGTATACCACGACCTTCAGGGAAAAATACCATACATTATAGATGGAGGCGCATGCGATGTCGGGGTGGAATCAACTGTTGTTGACGGCTTGGTAGATCCTCCGATGCTATTAAGACCAGGAGGAGTTTCTGTGGAAGACGTCAGAAAAACTGGAGGTGGTCTGTGGGAGAATGTTGTTCTCGCAAAGAAGACAGCAGGCAAGTCGGAAGCCGTCAAAACCCCTGGCATGAAGTATAAACACTATTCGCCAACTGCGAAGGTAGTATTATTCATCAATTGCGGCGATGGTATTGCTGCGATCAGCAAATACATATCTGAGAACAACATCCCCGAATCCAAAACAATCGCTTTGCTTAAGTCTAGATATTTTACAGATGCCAGGGCCATAAGTCGTCAAATAAAcatagaagaagatttgggTGCAACTGGCCCAGAAATATCTCGTAACTTATTCAAGCTATTGAGACAAGTAGACGAACAAGGAGTAGACataatatttatagaaGGGATAGATGAGACCGATGAAGGCTTAGCCGTAATGAATAGACTATCCAAGGCTGCGTTCGAGACGATAAATGGGaaataa